GACAAACCACACGTGTGCGTCATCGCTTGAACGGTGTGGAACCGCGAAAACCGTCACATCAGCCGTCGCTGTCGGCGGACGCTTTCGCTGCATCGTGTACTCATCAGCAACCGTCTCAGCGCCGGCGCTGAGACGGCCTTTCATTCCACTACTCAGGCGTGCACGGATGATGTAATCCACACCTAACTGTTCTAATTCCGCAACGACGTGGACCTGGTAGAATCCACGGTTAAGATAGACGTGCCGAATTGAGAGTACTCACGTGCGGTTTCTATGAGGGAACGAACGGCTTCGCGCTTGGCGCGAAAGCCGGTCGAATCCATTGGGAGAACAGCAAGCGTAAATCGCGTACGAGGAGCAACGATACAGAGCGTTGCAAAGCAAAACGCTTTGTTCGTTCCCAGATCGGGATACGTCGTTATGACGTGGTCAGTCTCGGCTGAGCCGTAGAACCGCCACTGATGAAGATCGATGGCGACATCGACGAATGCGGGGAGTCGCCGCTGTGAACGAAGGACTTCGAACAATCGATCCCGGACGCCATCAAACTGGTCGTTGACGGCGTCCATCGAGAGGTTCCGCAAGTGGTACAGTAGGGATTTAGCAAGCGGATTTCGAGCAGTGGACGTAATGTCAACCTGTTTTTCCCGGTCCAATTGGAGTGTCTTGCCCCCCGTGTTTGCAAACTCCTAATCGAAGGCGATCCGAGAGAGGATTCTTTTGAAATCCTCTCTCGTGTACTTACCGCACTGTTTGACTCCGAAATCCAGTTGCGGGTACAGCACCGTTGAAGCAGCGCGACAGACCTGTTTTGCCTCAGTTGTCTCTACCATACTCAAACTCAAGGCCGAAGCAAAATGAAGCTAAGTTAGGTTCGGCAATTACTGCAGTATAGCGGGGCCGTGTCGAAGGTTTGGCGTCTCAAGAAGAAACGCTCTGAGCTCAGAAATACAGGACATCAACTTACTGTTGTCATTGTAGTACCGATTCTATTAATTGTTTCCACAATATTTCGCAAAATCCAGGTTCGATATTAGATAGCCCGTTGCATGTGCAAAATTAGCTGATAGTTAGTGCCCGTGTATGGGCATTATTAGCCAACTCTGTTTAAAGGAACCTGCAACATTATCTGGTTTTTGGCCCTAGTTTCGAAAGCGTGCAACGTGCTATTAGAGTATTAATAGTATAATGAGCCTGTTCAACGTACCATAGATTCAATAAGTTCTGCAACTCTATCAGATGATTGATTGTCTCTGTGCTTATGGATTACTTCACACCTCTCTTGACGCTTATCTTCATACGGATCATTTTTGATTGCTGACTCGACCTCGTTTAAAAAATCTTTTTGTGAATCAACAGCAGGTCCGGGTATAGTATCGAAGTAATCATACAGAAGTCCTTTCTCTGTTTTATACTCGTCATAATCATACGGGATAAAAATCATTGGACGGTCAACTAACATAAAATCCTTATATATTGACGAGTAGTCCGTTACCAAGATATCTGTTATTGCTAATAATTCATTGACATCTTCATACTTATCCGCAGAGGCTATCTTTATATTATTAGATTTGTTCTCTAAGCTGTTAGGCGGTGGTGCAGAATGGTTCTCATAGCATGATGTTGGGGCTGGCGACATCGTTTCCTCGATGGTGATTAGCGAGCGCAACGGCCAACCGAAGACACAGAACCAGAAAAACGTGTGCTTTGACCCTCACTCGGCCTCGGACCCGCGAGGTCCCGAGGCCGAGATCCTTGCAGACACCAATCGCTGTTTCCACCCGTGAGCGTTGATCATACGTCTTATCGAGCTGTTTCTGCCAGAGACGAACTGTGTCGCTGTGCCGTTTGATCTGGTCTTCGACGCGATACTCAATCTCTAGCGGGTCGTCCGTATTGCGTGGATTGTACGGTGCAACCGGTACGACCGCCTGCGCCAGCAGGTAGTCGTGCCACTCCAGCATATCGAACTCTGAATCACCGACCATCCATCGAGGGATTTCGACGGCGAGCGCGTCACGCGTGACGCGCATCGCCGTCTCCTGATCGACTTTCTTTGCTGGAGTGAACGCTGCTGCGACCGGAATGTTGTTTGCCGCGGTCACGACACAACAGCCGTAACCGTAGTAGTACTCGTCTTCGCTGTGGTCATAGTTCCAGCTAGCGTCATCATCACGCTGATCGACGGGAATGTCGGTACCATCGATGCGGAAGAGCTTGCCGAACGGGACCTGCTCGGCAAGCTCATGCACCAATTTGATGAAGATGTCTTCTGCGACGAGAGCGAAATCAGTGATAAACCGTGAGAGCGTCCACCGGGACGGTGGGCGCTCGAATCCACATTGCCGCCACACATCTTCATTCCGGAGTTCTCGCGCCATTGGTCGGAGCCCGTAGATGTCGTTGTAGAAGCAGTGAAGGACACCTTTCAGCAACTCTGGGGGCTCGTGGACCCGTGTTCGCCCCCTCGAATCAGGGGCGAACACGGGAAGGTCCTTGAGAAAGGAGAGATCAAGGTGTTCGAACAGCGCTGTCGTCTCCGTCTCCAGTGCTTTGAAAACCTGTTCGACCGTATCGTTACTCGGTAGGACGGACTTGCTGCTGGACACATCAATTTCGTCCTACCGCTTTCCTTGTGAAGACTTCTGCACCACCGCCTAAGCTGTTAAGGAAATGTCTCAATGATTCATATTCATCACCGACATGTGTACCCCTCGTAACATCCGGGTGAGGGCGTATAAGAAGTAAAATATCGTGTTCTTCTAGTTTTTGAAAAAGCTTCTGTGGGTTGAAATCCTCAAATGGAAAGAACTTCATCTCTAAACTTTCTGTTTTTCTATGAGTTGGAGCATACATAACAATATGAGAGTAATTATTGGCGAAATCTATCTCAGGGTTTGAAAATATTTTGTCATTTCTCGGGTAGCCGGTTATAGCAAAATCATCCTCTGATAAAGGTCGGGTTTTCAATCTTTGGTTGATTTGGAATTCTGAAGTTGTTAGAACATATTCAACCTGCTCATTCCGCTTTTTCTTGTGTGTTCTTTTATCTGGGTTCGCTTCGGGGTCCCCTTTTATTGGATTCCCGTGCTGACAGTAGATTAGATTAAGCGACGACGGTATTCCCATCCTCCCTGTGGGAGAAAGATCACTTGTTTGGTGAGTAAATAAACCTATATTTGCTCGAAAAAGAGTTTGTAAGCTGCGGATCGAGTTCATGTGAACCACTGGTTTGTTTTCGTTCTTCAGTCTATCATAAACCTGCGAGCTTCTGGTTATCCAAATAGGAGTTAATTCATAATCGTTATCCAATATATGTTCATAGACTGCTTGAGGATTACCGCGATAACTTTCTCCCCTGTGCGCTCCAAAAATAACTAAGTCGGGGCGATTTGGAACTACCCCACCGACATAACGTATTATATATCTGTTAACTTTTTGGGCCAAATACTTCAAACTTTTTTGTGCAAATACTAGTAATCCCTCTTTGCGAATAATTTCCTTTGACCTTTTGAGCATATCCATTGCCATGTTGCGCATTGCTTTGTTTATACGTGGCGGTGGTGCAGAACTGTTCTCATAGCGTGATGGTTGGACTGGCAACATCGTTTCCCCGATGGTGATTGGCGAGTGCGACGGCCAATCGGAGGCAGAGAGCGATGAAGACGTGTACTTTTACGCGTACTCGGCCTCGGACCCGCCGGGTCCCGAGGCCGAGATCCTTACAGACACCAATCGCTGTTTCAACCCGTGAGCGTTCTGCATACGTCTCATCGAGTTGGTGCTGCCAGAGACGAACGGTGTCGCTGTGTTCTTTGATTCGCTCTTCGACGCGGTATTCTATGTCTGGTGGATCGTCCGTATTCCGTGGGTTGTACGGCGATATCGGCACGACTGACTGCTCCAGCAGCCAGTCGTGCCACCCCAGCATATCGAACTCTGAGTCACCGAGGAACCAGCGTGGGGTATCGACCTTCTTAGCTGGAGTGAACGCTGCTGCGACCGGTATATTGTGTGCTGCGGTGACGACACAGCAGCCGTAGCCGTAGTAGTCGTCTTCTGCGTGATCGTAGTTCCAGTCAGCGTCCTCGTCACGCTGATCAACCGGAAGATTTGTCCCATCGATGCGAAAGAGCTTGCCGAGCGGCACCTGCTCGACAAGTTCGTGAACTAACTCGATGAATACGTCTTCAGCGACGAGTGCGAAGTCAGTGATGAACCGTGAGAGTGTCCGCCGGGACGGCGGACTCTCAAAGCCACACTGTCGCCAGACATCCTCGTTGCGGAGTTCCCGCGCCATTGGACGAGGACCGTAGATATCATGTTAAAAGCAGTGGAGGACACCTTTCAGGAGTTCTGGTGGCTCGTGAACCCGTGTTCGCCCCCGATCCAAGGGGGCGAACACGGGATAGTCGGTGAGGAACGACAAATCGAGGTGTTCGAACAGCGCAGTTGTCTCAGTCTCCAGTGTTTTGAAGACCTGTTCGACCGTATCGTTATCCGGTAGGACGGACTTGGTGCTGGACACATCAAATTCGTCCTACCGCTTCCTTGTGAGGACTTCTGCCCCACCGCCTTATACGTTTTAATAAATTTCTGCTCCGAGAATTTTGAGTTCTCTCGTTCAAATAATAACAACATTTTGTTAAGAGTGCGTCCACAGCAGCAAATTGCTAGCCATTTTCTAACGATATATTAGTAACGCTTCTGAGTTTTTTGCTACACAGGGAAGCCATAAGTTTACAAACTAGCTGCACGTAACCAAGACGAATTTATTTGTGAACTTATTTGTAAGCAATTTCATACCGCGTCGAGCCACGAAAGATGAGAAATTATACTCTGGCCTATATTCTCATTGTAATATTCTAGATCTGTTATTGTGTCAACCTCAATCCAACCACCAGAAACTGGGACGGCTTGTATATCCCAACCGTGATCAATAAGATGCTGAAGAAAGTGTGTCATCTCAACAGCCGTCGATCCACCATCTGAAAGCTCTTCATACACATCGGTGAACGCGCTGATCCGATCACTGCGGATTTTGATCAGCCCGATATATTGACCCTCAATATCCGACCGATCGGTTGGCTCGGCTCCAATTGACTCAATCTGACCAGTTGCATCACACTGTAACGTCTCAGCATCGCTAAGCGGATCATCAAACCGCGCCTCCCAAAGCTCCTCCCAAGCCTCATCAACGACAACACAAACCGACGCATCACAGTCAAGAAGGGACTCAACAACTGACTCATCATAGACAATGTCTCCATATGAAATGACTAAATCACGGTCATCCGGAAACTGATCAGCCGCACAAAAAAGACTGTATACCATCTCAGTCGAATCGTACACATCGTTATGGACAGTCTCATACCCAAGCGCATCAATTTCCTCTGCCATGTACCCAGTCACAATCACATGATCATCAATCCCCACAGCTTCTAGTGTGTCTAAATTTCGCTCTAACAGCGACTTACCAGCTAACTCAACTAACGGTTTTGGACGATCATCTGTCAATGGGCGAAGTCGTGTTCCCTGTCCGGCTGCTAAATGCACAACCCGAGGCGATGAATGTGATGACATCTACTCATCACTCTCGAATACATACCTGAGAATCTGTTGGTCTACCCTTGCTGATGGAGAATGACGTTCCGGATGCCACATGATCCCCCAGATCGGAAGCGACGGGTGGAACAAACATTCAACAGTCTCATCAGGCGCGATCCCGCCAACGGTCAACTCAGCGGCGACATCGTCCTGGTTGATCCCCCAGTTATGATAACTGTTCACCGTGATTGTCTCGGGGATAGATAGGCCATTGGTCTCAGCAAACGATATCTCATGGGAAACATCGACATGATCAGAAACAGCCGACAGATCACCACCAAAATACACATTGAGCAATTCAAGCCCTCGACACACCCCAACAACAGAAAGTCCAGTCTCAACGGCAACATCAAGCACTGCCTGCTCAAACGCGTCGCGAGCCGGAGCTGGTGTCTCTGGGTCTGTATGTCCCACAATGTCATTCCCACCCGTGAGAATCACACCGTCAATTGATAGACGAGTCAGATATGAACGAACGTTCTCTGGCGCAATCCGATTCGGTAATGGAACTGGAGTATACCCTAACTCTTGGAGTAACGAAATCCATGCCTGATCCAGACAGTCACGACGCTCCCCATACTCTTCGATAACACTCACACGCTGGGTCACACCAATACGAAGTGGCTCATCTGTCATCACTTGACCTCACGAATATCTTTTGCACCACAATGCAGTTCAAGCACATCAAACCGACGGAGCTGATCATACCGTTGTTCGCCGACGCCAATCGCCGCCGGTAGCGAAAACTCCGCCGCACGAACGGCCATATGCGAGTTTGATCCACCATACATCGTAATCAAGCCGGCAATATCATGTCCAAACAGCCAGTCATATCCCGGATCAGCCTGCGGAATCAACACAATTTTGCCGTCAAGATCAATCTCAGTGACAGCCTGTTCATCTTCAATCTCAATGACATCTGCAGTAACTGACTTGCCAGTCACAAAATTTGGTTCTCGAGCGGGACGCTCAAAGACCGTAAAGTCAGACGTATCAAAGAGCAACGGTGGTAACTCAACGCTCTGAGTGATCGTGTGTTGTTTGCGGCCCTCACGAATCTGCTCGTCAAGCCACTGTGAGAGGTCTGCAGGTGGCCGGTTAACACTCAACTGGAAAAATGACTCAATCGGGATATGCGAAAGCTCTTCACGTGAGACATCATGCTGCTCGCCAAACATCGCGATTTGTTCAAGTGCCTCGCTTAGATTTTGGGAGAACATAAACTTTGATTGCTCACGACCTTCGATGGCTGCCACGAGAAAGTCAATAAACGCGTCAATATCAGCTGGCAAGCCAACGCGTGCAAGTTCAGATTGTACAGCCGTTTTCGTATCCTTATCCCAGACATGATGCGGATCAGGAAGATCATCCGGGGCAGTTGCTTTCTCAACCATCGGCCGAAGATACGTCTCTGGCTCAACATCATATCGTGGCGATGTGATCTCATAGGTACCCGGACGAAGATGACCATACTGGGAAACAAAGTTGTCCCATGAAAGCTTATCGACCGCAACCCGATATGCGTCACGTTCGAACTGTCGAGCAACGGTATTGAGCGAGTTCAAAAAGGCACTATGCTCCTCAGCAGACAGGAGACCAACCCGTTCAAGCGAGCGGAGAAGCGTTGTCGCCACAAACGCAGTCCGGGCCAAATGGGCAAATGGAAGGGTTCCAAGCCGACGACAGTCAGCAAGCAGTTGCCGGGCTGTTCGTAACGGAGGCAGATCCGCTGCCATAATGTCCTCATACCGCTGTTCAAGCGTCTCAACAGCCTGCATATCAGTCCGTGTCTCAATCCGCTCAAA
This portion of the Salinarchaeum sp. IM2453 genome encodes:
- a CDS encoding CDP-glycerol glycerophosphotransferase family protein translates to MSPAPTSCYENHSAPPPNSLENKSNNIKIASADKYEDVNELLAITDILVTDYSSIYKDFMLVDRPMIFIPYDYDEYKTEKGLLYDYFDTIPGPAVDSQKDFLNEVESAIKNDPYEDKRQERCEVIHKHRDNQSSDRVAELIESMVR
- a CDS encoding transposase, whose translation is MSSSKSVLPSNDTVEQVFKALETETTALFEHLDLSFLKDLPVFAPDSRGRTRVHEPPELLKGVLHCFYNDIYGLRPMARELRNEDVWRQCGFERPPSRWTLSRFITDFALVAEDIFIKLVHELAEQVPFGKLFRIDGTDIPVDQRDDDASWNYDHSEDEYYYGYGCCVVTAANNIPVAAAFTPAKKVDQETAMRVTRDALAVEIPRWMVGDSEFDMLEWHDYLLAQAVVPVAPYNPRNTDDPLEIEYRVEDQIKRHSDTVRLWQKQLDKTYDQRSRVETAIGVCKDLGLGTSRVRGRVRVKAHVFLVLCLRLAVALANHHRGNDVASPNIML
- a CDS encoding CDP-glycerol glycerophosphotransferase family protein, which encodes MRNMAMDMLKRSKEIIRKEGLLVFAQKSLKYLAQKVNRYIIRYVGGVVPNRPDLVIFGAHRGESYRGNPQAVYEHILDNDYELTPIWITRSSQVYDRLKNENKPVVHMNSIRSLQTLFRANIGLFTHQTSDLSPTGRMGIPSSLNLIYCQHGNPIKGDPEANPDKRTHKKKRNEQVEYVLTTSEFQINQRLKTRPLSEDDFAITGYPRNDKIFSNPEIDFANNYSHIVMYAPTHRKTESLEMKFFPFEDFNPQKLFQKLEEHDILLLIRPHPDVTRGTHVGDEYESLRHFLNSLGGGAEVFTRKAVGRN
- a CDS encoding NTP transferase domain-containing protein; the encoded protein is MSSHSSPRVVHLAAGQGTRLRPLTDDRPKPLVELAGKSLLERNLDTLEAVGIDDHVIVTGYMAEEIDALGYETVHNDVYDSTEMVYSLFCAADQFPDDRDLVISYGDIVYDESVVESLLDCDASVCVVVDEAWEELWEARFDDPLSDAETLQCDATGQIESIGAEPTDRSDIEGQYIGLIKIRSDRISAFTDVYEELSDGGSTAVEMTHFLQHLIDHGWDIQAVPVSGGWIEVDTITDLEYYNENIGQSIISHLSWLDAV
- a CDS encoding gamma-glutamyl-gamma-aminobutyrate hydrolase family protein (Members of this family of hydrolases with an active site Cys residue belong to MEROPS family C26.), with product MTDEPLRIGVTQRVSVIEEYGERRDCLDQAWISLLQELGYTPVPLPNRIAPENVRSYLTRLSIDGVILTGGNDIVGHTDPETPAPARDAFEQAVLDVAVETGLSVVGVCRGLELLNVYFGGDLSAVSDHVDVSHEISFAETNGLSIPETITVNSYHNWGINQDDVAAELTVGGIAPDETVECLFHPSLPIWGIMWHPERHSPSARVDQQILRYVFESDE